The following coding sequences lie in one Streptomyces xiamenensis genomic window:
- a CDS encoding GuaB1 family IMP dehydrogenase-related protein, which yields MKFLNDSRPSYDLTYDDVFMVPGRSAVASRQDVDLATPDGSGTTIPLVVANMTAVAGRRMAETVARRGGLAVIPQDIPLDVVTEVTSWVKQRHLVLDTPITLAPSQTVADALALLPKRAHNAGVVVAEGRPVGIVTEADLLGVDRFTQLSEVMSKDLLVLEADIDPREAFATLDSAHRKIAPAVDAQGRLAGILSRKGALRATLYRPATDAAGRLRVAAAIGINGGSVARAEALLAAGVDTLVVDTAHGHQESMLATLRAVRALDPRVPVVAGNVVSAAGVRDLIEAGADIVKVGVGPGAMCTTRMMTGVGRPQFSAVLECAAEAKKFGKHVWADGGVRHPRDVAMALAAGASNVMIGSWFAGTHESPGDLQQTADGRLYKESFGMASARAVRSRTSEESAYDRARKGLFEEGISTSRMYIDGARPGVEDLIDSIVAGVRSSCTYAGAGTLAEFADKAVVGIQSAAGYAEGKPLHASW from the coding sequence ATGAAGTTCCTCAATGACTCCCGACCGTCGTACGACCTGACCTATGACGATGTGTTCATGGTCCCGGGTCGCTCGGCGGTGGCATCCCGACAGGACGTCGATCTCGCCACTCCGGACGGCAGCGGCACCACCATTCCGCTGGTGGTGGCCAACATGACGGCCGTCGCGGGGCGGCGGATGGCCGAGACGGTGGCCCGCAGGGGCGGTCTCGCCGTCATCCCGCAGGACATCCCGCTGGACGTGGTGACCGAGGTCACCAGCTGGGTCAAGCAGCGCCACCTGGTGCTGGACACCCCCATCACCCTCGCCCCCTCCCAGACCGTGGCCGATGCCCTGGCGCTGCTGCCCAAGCGGGCGCACAACGCGGGCGTGGTCGTGGCCGAGGGGCGCCCCGTGGGCATCGTGACCGAGGCCGATCTGCTGGGCGTGGACCGCTTCACCCAGCTCAGCGAGGTCATGTCGAAGGACCTGCTGGTGCTGGAGGCGGACATCGATCCGCGTGAGGCCTTCGCCACCCTGGACAGCGCCCACCGCAAGATCGCCCCGGCCGTGGACGCGCAGGGCCGGCTGGCCGGCATCCTCAGCCGCAAGGGCGCGCTGCGCGCCACCCTCTACCGCCCGGCCACCGACGCCGCGGGGCGGCTGCGGGTGGCGGCGGCCATCGGCATCAACGGCGGCAGCGTCGCGCGCGCCGAGGCGCTGCTGGCCGCCGGGGTGGACACCCTGGTGGTGGACACCGCGCACGGCCACCAGGAGTCGATGCTGGCCACCCTGCGGGCGGTGCGGGCGCTGGACCCGCGGGTTCCGGTGGTGGCGGGGAACGTGGTCTCGGCCGCCGGGGTGCGCGATCTGATCGAGGCGGGCGCGGACATCGTCAAGGTCGGGGTCGGCCCCGGCGCGATGTGCACCACCCGGATGATGACCGGCGTGGGCCGTCCGCAGTTCTCCGCGGTGCTGGAGTGCGCCGCCGAGGCGAAGAAGTTCGGCAAGCACGTGTGGGCGGACGGCGGGGTGCGGCACCCGCGCGATGTGGCGATGGCGCTGGCCGCCGGCGCCTCCAATGTGATGATCGGTTCGTGGTTCGCCGGGACGCACGAGTCACCGGGCGACCTCCAGCAGACCGCCGACGGCCGGCTGTACAAGGAGAGCTTCGGCATGGCCTCGGCGCGCGCGGTGCGCAGCCGCACCAGCGAGGAGTCGGCGTACGACCGGGCCCGCAAGGGACTGTTCGAGGAGGGCATCTCCACCTCGCGGATGTACATCGACGGCGCGCGCCCCGGCGTGGAGGACCTGATCGACTCCATCGTGGCCGGCGTGCGCTCCTCGTGCACCTACGCGGGCGCCGGCACCCTGGCGGAGTTCGCGGACAAGGCCGTGGTCGGCATCCAGAGCGCGGCCGGCTACGCGGAGGGCAAGCCGCTGCACGCCAGCTGGTAG
- a CDS encoding sugar-binding transcriptional regulator translates to MGPAELMQAAAMARRFYLEGKSKIQIADEFGVSRFKVARVLESAVEHDLVRIEIRVPAELDADRSDALRARYGLRHVVVAESTTDTADDTPDPEHLGEVGAELLGELVAEGDVLGLAWGRSTIHMAAALRELPPCTVVQLTGVYDAGTAERGSVEAVRRAAAVSGGEAHPIYAPMLLPDSATADALRAQRGIAAAFEFFDKVTIAAVSIGSWEPGISTVHDMLNKDEREHYASLGVAAEMSAHLFDAMGRRVGRDLGERCITVEAERLRRIPEVVAIAGGRRKAEAIGAVLRSGLVTSLVTDTAAADLLLTQSPGVRPALERADPDSVPR, encoded by the coding sequence ATGGGCCCCGCCGAACTGATGCAGGCGGCGGCGATGGCCCGCCGCTTCTATCTGGAGGGCAAGTCGAAGATCCAGATCGCGGACGAGTTCGGGGTGAGCCGCTTCAAGGTCGCCCGGGTGCTGGAGTCCGCAGTGGAGCACGACCTGGTGCGGATCGAGATCCGGGTGCCGGCGGAGCTGGACGCGGACCGCTCGGACGCGTTGCGGGCTCGGTACGGGCTGCGGCACGTGGTGGTCGCCGAGTCGACCACGGACACCGCCGACGACACCCCCGACCCGGAGCATCTGGGTGAGGTGGGCGCCGAACTGCTGGGCGAGCTGGTCGCCGAGGGCGACGTGCTGGGCCTGGCCTGGGGCCGTTCCACGATCCACATGGCGGCGGCGCTGCGCGAGCTGCCGCCGTGCACCGTGGTCCAGCTGACCGGGGTGTACGACGCGGGGACCGCCGAGCGCGGCTCGGTGGAGGCGGTACGGCGGGCCGCCGCCGTCTCCGGCGGGGAGGCGCATCCGATCTACGCGCCGATGCTGCTGCCGGATTCCGCGACGGCGGACGCGCTGCGCGCACAGCGCGGGATCGCGGCGGCATTCGAGTTCTTCGACAAGGTGACGATCGCGGCGGTGTCGATCGGCTCCTGGGAGCCGGGCATCTCCACGGTCCACGACATGCTGAACAAGGACGAGCGCGAGCACTACGCCTCCCTCGGGGTGGCCGCCGAGATGTCCGCGCATCTCTTCGACGCCATGGGGCGCCGGGTGGGCCGCGATCTGGGTGAGCGGTGCATCACCGTGGAGGCCGAGCGGCTGCGCCGGATCCCCGAGGTCGTGGCGATCGCGGGCGGGCGGCGCAAGGCGGAGGCGATCGGCGCGGTGCTGCGTTCGGGCCTGGTGACCAGCCTGGTCACCGACACGGCGGCGGCGGACCTGCTGCTGACCCAGTCGCCGGGTGTGCGTCCGGCGCTGGAGCGGGCCGACCCGGACAGCGTCCCCCGGTGA
- the rpe gene encoding ribulose-phosphate 3-epimerase, with amino-acid sequence MAQINPSILSADFARLAEEAQAVEGADWLHIDVMDNHFVPNLTLGLPVVESLRKATDTPLDCHLMIEDPDRWAPAYAEAGAGSVTFHAEAATAPIRLAREIRAQGARASMALRPATPIEPFEDLLPELDMILVMTVEPGFGGQAFLDVTLPKIRRTRELIARHGLPLWLQVDGGVSAATIERCAEAGADVFVAGSAVYGAEDPAAAVRGLREQAERAAAAARGAGTAG; translated from the coding sequence ATGGCACAGATCAACCCCAGCATCCTGTCCGCGGACTTCGCCCGCCTCGCCGAGGAGGCCCAGGCCGTCGAGGGGGCGGACTGGCTGCACATCGACGTCATGGACAACCACTTCGTGCCGAATCTGACGCTGGGCCTCCCGGTGGTGGAGTCGCTGCGCAAGGCCACCGACACCCCCCTGGACTGCCATCTGATGATCGAGGACCCCGACCGCTGGGCCCCGGCCTACGCGGAGGCGGGCGCCGGCTCGGTCACCTTCCACGCCGAGGCGGCCACCGCGCCGATACGGCTGGCACGGGAGATCAGGGCGCAGGGCGCGCGGGCCTCGATGGCGCTGCGCCCGGCCACCCCGATCGAGCCGTTCGAGGATCTGCTGCCCGAGCTGGACATGATCCTGGTGATGACGGTGGAGCCCGGGTTCGGCGGTCAGGCGTTCCTGGACGTGACGCTGCCCAAGATCCGCCGCACCCGGGAGCTGATCGCGCGGCACGGGCTGCCGCTGTGGCTCCAGGTGGACGGGGGTGTCTCGGCGGCGACCATCGAGCGGTGCGCCGAGGCGGGCGCGGACGTGTTCGTGGCGGGCTCGGCCGTCTACGGCGCCGAGGACCCGGCGGCCGCGGTGCGCGGGCTGCGCGAGCAGGCGGAGCGTGCGGCGGCCGCGGCCCGGGGAGCCGGCACGGCCGGGTGA
- a CDS encoding RsmB/NOP family class I SAM-dependent RNA methyltransferase: MSNRPARRPARPYRRPRKDPVRFLAFEALRAVDERDAYANLVLPPLLRKARAAGDFGDRDAALATELVYGTLRRQGTYDAVLAACVDRPLREVDPPVLDVLSLGAHQLLGTRIPTHAAVSASVELARVVLGDGRAKFVNAVLRKVAAHDLDGWLERVAPPYDEDPEEHLAVVHAHPRWVVSALWDALGGGRGEIEALLAADNERPRVTLAARPGRIGPAELLEQAGPERATPGDWSPYAVRLAEGGEPGAIEAVADGSAGVQDEGSQLVALALANAPLAGDGGDTRWLDACAGPGGKAALLAALAAGRGAALLAAEKQPHRAALVARALAGNPGPYQVVVADGTRPAWPAGGFDRVLVDVPCTGLGALRRRPEARWRRRPEDLDGFAGLQRGLLREALTAVRPGGVVGYATCSPHLAETRAVVHDVLKNPGSTAAEWLDARPLLPRVPALGDGPDIQLWPHRHGTDAMYLALLRRTA, encoded by the coding sequence GTGAGCAATCGGCCCGCCCGTCGTCCCGCCAGGCCCTACCGCCGTCCCCGCAAGGACCCGGTGCGTTTCCTCGCCTTCGAGGCGCTGCGCGCCGTCGACGAACGCGACGCCTACGCCAACCTCGTGCTGCCCCCGCTGCTGCGCAAGGCGCGCGCCGCCGGGGACTTCGGCGACCGGGACGCCGCGCTGGCCACCGAGCTGGTGTACGGCACGCTGCGCCGCCAGGGCACCTACGACGCGGTGCTGGCGGCCTGCGTGGACCGGCCGCTGCGCGAGGTCGACCCGCCGGTGCTCGACGTGCTGTCGCTGGGCGCGCACCAGCTGCTCGGCACCCGCATCCCCACCCACGCGGCGGTCAGCGCCAGCGTGGAACTGGCCCGCGTGGTGCTGGGCGACGGCCGCGCCAAGTTCGTCAACGCCGTGCTGCGCAAGGTCGCCGCCCACGACCTGGACGGCTGGCTGGAACGGGTTGCCCCGCCCTACGACGAGGACCCCGAGGAACACCTGGCCGTCGTGCACGCCCATCCACGCTGGGTGGTCTCCGCCCTGTGGGACGCGCTGGGCGGTGGCCGCGGCGAGATCGAGGCGCTGCTCGCGGCCGACAACGAACGCCCCCGGGTCACCCTGGCCGCCCGCCCCGGCCGGATCGGCCCCGCGGAGCTGCTGGAGCAGGCCGGCCCCGAGCGGGCCACCCCCGGCGACTGGTCCCCGTACGCGGTACGGCTGGCCGAGGGCGGCGAGCCCGGCGCCATCGAGGCGGTCGCGGACGGCAGCGCAGGGGTCCAGGACGAGGGCAGCCAGCTGGTCGCCCTCGCGCTGGCGAACGCCCCGCTGGCCGGTGACGGCGGCGACACCCGCTGGCTGGACGCCTGCGCGGGGCCCGGCGGCAAGGCCGCCCTGCTGGCCGCCCTCGCGGCCGGACGCGGCGCCGCGCTGCTGGCCGCCGAGAAGCAGCCGCACCGCGCCGCCCTGGTGGCCCGCGCGCTGGCCGGCAACCCCGGTCCGTACCAGGTCGTGGTCGCCGACGGCACCCGCCCCGCCTGGCCGGCCGGCGGCTTCGACCGGGTGCTGGTCGATGTGCCCTGCACCGGTCTCGGCGCGCTGCGCCGCCGCCCCGAGGCCCGCTGGCGCCGCCGCCCCGAGGACCTGGACGGCTTCGCCGGGCTCCAGCGCGGGCTGCTGCGCGAGGCACTGACCGCGGTACGACCGGGCGGCGTGGTCGGGTACGCCACCTGCTCACCGCATCTGGCCGAAACCCGCGCCGTGGTCCACGACGTGCTGAAGAATCCGGGCAGCACCGCCGCCGAATGGCTGGACGCCAGACCCCTGCTGCCCCGCGTCCCCGCCCTGGGCGACGGCCCCGACATCCAGCTGTGGCCGCACCGGCACGGCACCGACGCGATGTACCTCGCGCTGCTGCGCCGCACCGCGTGA
- the fmt gene encoding methionyl-tRNA formyltransferase codes for MRLVFAGTPEVAVPALDALLASDRHEVAAVVTRPDAPAGRGRRLVASPVAQRAEEAGIEILRPERPRDPAFQERLRAIAPDCAPVVAYGALLPESVLDIPRHGWVNLHFSLLPAWRGAAPVQHAVIAGDEVTGASTFQIEKGLDSGPVYGVLTEEVRPEDTSGDLLTRLAFAGAGLLAATMDGIEDGSLRAVPQPAEGVTLAPKLSVNDARIDWDHPALGVHRLVRGCTPAPGAWTVFRGERLKVRQVALAPEQSALAPGELATGKHSVHAGTGSHAVELIWVQPQGKKPMAAADWARGVRVRPGERLG; via the coding sequence ATGAGGCTCGTCTTCGCCGGCACCCCCGAGGTGGCCGTACCGGCCCTGGACGCCCTGCTCGCATCGGACCGGCACGAGGTCGCCGCCGTGGTCACCCGGCCCGACGCGCCCGCCGGCCGTGGGCGACGGCTGGTCGCCAGCCCCGTCGCCCAGCGTGCCGAGGAGGCCGGGATCGAGATCCTGCGGCCCGAGCGCCCGCGCGACCCCGCCTTCCAGGAGCGGCTGCGGGCCATCGCCCCCGACTGCGCCCCGGTCGTCGCCTACGGCGCGCTGCTGCCCGAGTCCGTCCTGGACATCCCCCGGCACGGCTGGGTCAATCTGCACTTCTCGCTGCTCCCCGCCTGGCGCGGCGCCGCCCCGGTCCAGCACGCCGTCATCGCGGGCGACGAGGTCACCGGCGCCTCCACCTTCCAGATCGAGAAGGGTCTTGACTCCGGCCCGGTCTACGGGGTGCTCACCGAGGAGGTGCGCCCCGAGGACACCAGCGGCGACCTGCTGACCCGGCTCGCCTTCGCGGGCGCCGGACTGCTGGCGGCCACCATGGACGGCATCGAGGACGGCAGTCTGCGCGCCGTGCCGCAGCCCGCCGAGGGTGTCACCCTGGCCCCCAAACTCTCCGTCAACGACGCCAGGATCGACTGGGACCACCCCGCCCTCGGCGTGCACCGCCTGGTGCGCGGCTGCACCCCGGCACCCGGTGCCTGGACCGTCTTCCGCGGCGAACGCCTCAAGGTGCGCCAGGTCGCCCTCGCCCCCGAGCAGTCGGCCCTCGCCCCGGGCGAACTGGCCACCGGCAAGCACAGCGTTCACGCCGGTACCGGCTCGCACGCCGTCGAACTCATCTGGGTACAGCCCCAGGGCAAGAAGCCGATGGCCGCCGCCGACTGGGCCCGCGGCGTGCGGGTGCGCCCGGGGGAGCGGCTGGGCTGA
- a CDS encoding class I SAM-dependent methyltransferase: protein MTKDERSAQEHWDDRYRENERIWSGEPNVALVREVSGLSPGSALDLGCGEGGDAVWLADRGWRVTATDISGVALERAAAHAAGRGVADRIDWQRHDLGESFPEGTFDLVSAHFLHSTVDLPRERILRRAATAVAPGGTLLIVGHAGWPRGHEPEDHPEVHFPTPAEVIASLELAEGAWEVRTAEEYERTRVLPNGEELHHKDNTLRLERLSR, encoded by the coding sequence ATGACGAAGGACGAGCGTTCGGCACAGGAGCACTGGGACGACCGGTACCGGGAGAACGAACGGATCTGGAGCGGCGAGCCCAACGTCGCGCTGGTCCGCGAGGTCTCAGGACTGAGCCCGGGTAGCGCCTTGGATCTGGGCTGCGGCGAGGGCGGCGACGCGGTGTGGCTGGCGGACCGCGGCTGGCGGGTGACCGCCACCGACATCTCGGGCGTCGCCCTGGAGCGCGCGGCGGCGCACGCGGCCGGGCGCGGGGTGGCCGACCGGATCGACTGGCAGCGACACGACCTCGGGGAGTCCTTCCCCGAGGGCACCTTCGACCTGGTCTCCGCGCACTTTCTGCACTCCACTGTCGATCTCCCCCGGGAGCGGATCCTGCGCCGGGCGGCGACGGCGGTGGCCCCCGGCGGCACGCTGCTCATCGTGGGCCACGCCGGCTGGCCCCGGGGCCACGAACCGGAGGACCACCCCGAGGTGCACTTCCCCACCCCGGCGGAGGTCATCGCCTCACTCGAACTCGCCGAGGGCGCCTGGGAGGTCCGCACCGCGGAGGAGTACGAGCGCACCCGCGTCCTCCCCAACGGCGAGGAGCTCCACCACAAGGACAACACCCTGAGGCTGGAGCGGCTGTCGCGGTGA
- the metK gene encoding methionine adenosyltransferase, translating to MSRRLFTSESVTEGHPDKIADQISDAILDALLQEDPTSRVAVETMITTGLVHVAGEVTTKAYADIASLVRNKILEIGYDSSKKGFDGASCGVSVSIGSQSPDIAQGVDTAYESRVEGELDELDRQGAGDQGLMFGYACDETPELMPLPIRLAHRLSSRLSEVRRNGTIPYLRPDGKTQVTIEYDGDKAVRLDTVVVSSQHASDIDLESLLAPDIQEFVVEPELKALVADGIKLDSEGYRLLVNPTGRFEIGGPMGDAGLTGRKIIIDTYGGMARHGGGAFSGKDPSKVDRSAAYAMRWVAKNVVAAGLASRCEVQVAYAIGKAEPVGLFVETFGTATIEPERIEKAISEVFDLRPAAIIRDLHLLRPIYAQTAAYGHFGRELPDFTWERTDRVDALRATVGL from the coding sequence GTGTCCCGCCGCCTGTTCACCTCGGAATCTGTGACCGAGGGTCACCCCGACAAGATCGCCGATCAGATCAGCGATGCCATCCTCGACGCCCTGCTCCAGGAGGACCCGACCTCTCGGGTGGCCGTCGAGACGATGATCACCACGGGCCTGGTGCATGTGGCCGGTGAGGTCACCACCAAGGCCTACGCGGACATCGCGTCCCTGGTGCGCAACAAGATCCTCGAAATCGGTTACGACTCCTCCAAGAAGGGGTTCGACGGCGCGTCCTGCGGGGTGTCGGTGTCGATCGGGTCGCAGTCCCCGGACATCGCCCAAGGGGTGGACACCGCCTACGAGTCGCGGGTCGAGGGCGAACTGGACGAACTGGACCGGCAGGGCGCGGGCGACCAGGGCCTGATGTTCGGCTACGCGTGCGACGAGACGCCCGAGCTGATGCCGCTGCCGATCCGGCTGGCGCACCGGCTGTCCTCCCGGCTCTCCGAGGTGCGGCGCAACGGGACCATCCCGTACCTGCGCCCGGACGGCAAGACCCAGGTGACCATCGAGTACGACGGTGACAAGGCCGTGCGCCTGGACACCGTGGTGGTCTCCAGCCAGCACGCCTCGGACATCGACCTGGAGTCGCTGCTCGCCCCCGACATCCAGGAGTTCGTGGTCGAGCCCGAACTGAAGGCGCTGGTCGCCGACGGCATCAAGCTGGACAGCGAGGGCTACCGGCTGCTGGTGAACCCCACCGGGCGCTTCGAGATCGGCGGCCCGATGGGTGACGCCGGGCTGACCGGACGCAAGATCATCATCGACACCTACGGCGGGATGGCCCGGCACGGTGGCGGCGCCTTCTCCGGCAAGGACCCGTCCAAGGTCGACCGGTCGGCGGCCTACGCCATGCGCTGGGTGGCCAAGAACGTGGTGGCCGCGGGGCTCGCCTCGCGCTGCGAGGTGCAGGTCGCGTACGCGATCGGCAAGGCCGAGCCGGTGGGTCTGTTCGTGGAGACCTTCGGCACCGCCACGATCGAGCCCGAGCGGATCGAGAAGGCCATCTCCGAGGTCTTCGACCTGCGGCCGGCCGCCATCATCCGCGACCTCCACCTGCTGCGTCCCATCTACGCGCAGACCGCCGCGTACGGGCACTTCGGCCGTGAGCTCCCCGACTTCACCTGGGAGCGCACCGACCGCGTCGACGCGCTGCGCGCCACCGTCGGTCTCTGA
- the coaBC gene encoding bifunctional phosphopantothenoylcysteine decarboxylase/phosphopantothenate--cysteine ligase CoaBC — MDKPKIVLGVSGGIAAYKACELLRRLTESGHDVRVLPTSNALRFVGAATWAALSGHPVDTEVFESVHEVPHVRIGQQADLLVIAPATADLLAKAAHGRADDLLTNTLLTVRAPVIFAPAMHTEMWEHPATQENVATLRRRGAVVIEPASGRLTGADTGKGRLPDPAEIFEVCRRVLARGTAGAVPDLAGRHVVISAGGTREPLDPVRYLGNRSSGKQGYALARTAVARGARVTLVAANAALPDPAGAEVVPVGTARELREAVLKAAANADAVVMAAAVADFRPSREVDSKIKKRDGVEPEPIALVRNPDILAELSAHRPAPAQIVVGFAAETDDVLANGRAKLARKGCDLLVVNQVGGGRAFGTEENEAVILESGGPETPVPHGPKETLADRIWDIVAGRLSTA, encoded by the coding sequence ATGGACAAGCCGAAGATCGTTCTGGGAGTCAGCGGCGGGATCGCCGCCTACAAGGCGTGCGAGCTGCTGCGCCGGCTGACCGAATCCGGTCACGATGTCCGGGTGCTGCCCACCTCCAACGCGCTGCGCTTCGTCGGCGCGGCCACCTGGGCGGCGCTGTCCGGGCATCCGGTGGACACGGAGGTCTTCGAGAGCGTCCACGAGGTGCCGCACGTGCGGATCGGTCAGCAGGCCGATCTGCTGGTGATCGCCCCGGCCACCGCCGATCTGCTGGCCAAGGCGGCGCACGGGCGGGCGGACGATCTGCTCACCAACACGCTGCTGACCGTACGGGCCCCGGTGATCTTCGCGCCCGCGATGCACACCGAGATGTGGGAGCACCCCGCCACCCAGGAGAACGTCGCCACGCTGCGCCGACGCGGCGCCGTGGTCATCGAGCCCGCCAGCGGGCGGCTGACCGGCGCCGACACCGGCAAGGGCCGGCTGCCGGACCCCGCGGAGATCTTCGAGGTCTGCCGCCGGGTGCTGGCGCGCGGCACCGCGGGGGCCGTCCCCGATCTGGCCGGACGGCATGTGGTGATCTCGGCCGGCGGCACCCGCGAACCGCTGGACCCGGTGCGCTACCTGGGGAACCGTTCCTCGGGCAAGCAGGGCTACGCGCTGGCCCGCACCGCGGTGGCCCGGGGCGCCCGGGTGACGCTGGTGGCGGCGAACGCGGCGCTGCCGGACCCGGCCGGGGCCGAGGTCGTCCCCGTGGGCACGGCGCGCGAGCTGCGCGAGGCCGTCCTGAAGGCCGCCGCAAACGCCGACGCGGTGGTGATGGCGGCGGCGGTCGCCGACTTCCGGCCTTCGCGCGAGGTGGACAGCAAGATCAAGAAGCGGGACGGGGTGGAGCCGGAGCCGATCGCCCTGGTGCGCAACCCCGACATCCTGGCGGAGCTGTCCGCCCACCGCCCCGCGCCGGCCCAGATCGTGGTGGGGTTCGCCGCCGAGACGGACGATGTCCTGGCCAACGGCCGGGCCAAGCTCGCCCGCAAGGGCTGCGACCTGCTGGTCGTCAACCAGGTGGGCGGCGGGCGCGCCTTCGGCACCGAGGAGAACGAGGCGGTGATCCTGGAGTCCGGCGGCCCGGAGACCCCGGTGCCGCACGGCCCCAAAGAGACTCTGGCGGACCGCATCTGGGACATCGTGGCAGGGCGTTTGAGCACGGCCTGA
- the rpoZ gene encoding DNA-directed RNA polymerase subunit omega, with translation MSSSITTPEGIINPPIDELLEATDSKYSLVIYAAKRARQINAYYSQLGEGLLEYVGPLVDTHVHEKPLSIALREINAGLLTSEAIDGPADPSPRQSR, from the coding sequence GTGTCCTCTTCCATCACCACGCCCGAGGGCATCATCAACCCGCCGATCGATGAGCTGCTCGAGGCCACCGACTCGAAGTACAGCCTGGTGATCTACGCCGCCAAGCGCGCGCGTCAGATCAACGCGTACTACTCCCAGCTCGGCGAGGGCCTGCTGGAGTACGTCGGCCCGCTCGTGGACACCCATGTGCACGAGAAGCCGCTGTCGATCGCGCTCCGCGAGATCAACGCCGGCCTGCTGACCTCCGAGGCCATCGACGGCCCGGCGGACCCGAGCCCGCGCCAGAGCCGCTGA
- the gmk gene encoding guanylate kinase: protein MNDRPRLTVLSGPSGVGKSTVVAHMRKAHPEVWLSVSATTRRPRPGERHGVHYFFVEDEEFDKLVANGELLEWAEFAGNRYGTPRRAVLDRLEAGEPVLLEIDLQGARLVRSSMPEARLVFLAPPSWEELVRRLTGRGTEPPDVIERRLTEARKELAAESEFDVTLVNTSVEDVAGELLALLC, encoded by the coding sequence ATGAACGATCGTCCGCGGCTGACCGTGCTCTCCGGCCCCTCAGGGGTCGGCAAGAGCACGGTCGTCGCCCATATGCGCAAAGCTCATCCGGAGGTGTGGCTGTCCGTCTCGGCCACCACCCGTCGCCCCCGCCCCGGGGAGCGCCACGGTGTGCACTACTTCTTCGTGGAGGACGAGGAGTTCGACAAACTCGTCGCCAACGGAGAGCTCCTGGAGTGGGCCGAGTTCGCCGGCAACCGCTACGGCACTCCGCGCCGTGCCGTCCTGGACCGGCTGGAGGCGGGGGAGCCCGTCCTCCTGGAGATCGACCTCCAGGGCGCCCGGCTGGTGCGCTCCTCGATGCCCGAGGCGCGGCTGGTCTTTCTCGCGCCGCCCAGCTGGGAGGAACTGGTGCGCCGGCTGACCGGCCGGGGCACCGAACCGCCCGATGTCATCGAGCGCCGGCTGACCGAGGCCAGGAAGGAACTGGCGGCCGAGTCGGAGTTCGACGTCACCCTGGTCAATACGTCGGTCGAGGACGTCGCGGGTGAGCTGCTAGCCTTGCTGTGTTAA
- a CDS encoding integration host factor encodes MALPPLTPEQRAAALKKAAAARRERAEVKNRLKHSGASLHEVIQQGQKNDVIGKMKVSALLESLPGVGKVRARQIMERLGISESRRVRGLGSNQIASLEREFGDKAA; translated from the coding sequence GTGGCTCTTCCGCCCCTAACCCCTGAACAGCGCGCAGCCGCGCTTAAGAAGGCCGCCGCGGCTCGCCGGGAGCGCGCCGAGGTCAAGAATCGGCTCAAGCACTCCGGCGCCTCCCTGCACGAGGTCATCCAGCAGGGACAGAAGAATGATGTCATCGGAAAGATGAAGGTCAGCGCGCTGCTGGAGTCGCTGCCCGGCGTCGGCAAGGTCCGCGCCCGGCAGATCATGGAGCGTCTTGGCATCTCCGAGAGCCGCCGGGTCCGCGGTCTCGGCTCCAACCAGATCGCCTCGCTGGAGCGTGAGTTCGGCGACAAGGCAGCCTGA